A section of the Leptospira noumeaensis genome encodes:
- a CDS encoding alpha/beta hydrolase, with amino-acid sequence MNQLTAWSKSIQFTLGLQSQDDSLPDIKEILIPIRNGNLRTDCYFPKSKSLGTIVTINGLAPLGNRDPRFIIVNKSLQKIGYTVVSPFYDEICDYKISLRNIEDIKDSILFISKQKEISPSGKVSIFSPSFSGSLSLIAASDNQIADRINCICTIGAYAKVDDIIGNLFANQNLDEYGRMILLLNFLPISIGKNESLFKAIKLTILDNYYKSKDLYLKPHYQKMKNADRLFFDQLKNDPEFRIKHWNVVLKKGGKNRELLTALSVTNHISNLKLPILLIHGLKDDVVPATESVILHKRLIAQGVDSKLCVTTLISHGDTGFNLMTLLELPKLISSFSFFFSKAFDQKK; translated from the coding sequence ATGAATCAATTAACCGCATGGTCCAAATCAATCCAATTTACACTTGGACTACAGAGCCAGGACGATTCCCTTCCTGATATCAAAGAAATCTTAATTCCAATCCGTAACGGTAATTTACGAACAGATTGTTACTTTCCGAAATCAAAATCTCTCGGTACGATTGTTACAATCAATGGTTTGGCTCCTTTGGGAAACAGAGACCCCAGGTTTATCATTGTCAACAAAAGCCTACAAAAGATTGGTTATACGGTCGTTAGCCCTTTTTATGATGAAATTTGTGACTATAAAATTTCCCTTCGCAATATAGAGGATATTAAAGACTCAATTTTATTTATCTCAAAACAAAAAGAAATTTCACCCTCTGGAAAAGTTTCTATTTTTTCCCCTTCCTTTTCGGGATCACTTAGTCTGATTGCTGCCAGTGACAATCAAATTGCAGACAGGATTAATTGTATTTGTACAATAGGAGCTTATGCAAAAGTCGATGATATTATCGGAAATTTATTTGCTAACCAAAACTTAGATGAATATGGTCGGATGATTCTTTTACTTAACTTTCTCCCAATTTCCATTGGAAAAAATGAAAGTCTTTTTAAGGCCATCAAATTGACCATCTTAGATAATTATTACAAATCCAAAGATCTTTATTTAAAACCTCATTATCAAAAAATGAAAAATGCAGATCGATTGTTTTTTGATCAGCTAAAAAATGATCCAGAATTTAGAATCAAACATTGGAATGTAGTTCTAAAAAAAGGTGGGAAAAATCGTGAATTACTTACGGCATTATCGGTTACAAACCATATCTCCAATTTAAAATTACCAATTTTATTGATTCACGGTTTAAAAGATGATGTTGTGCCTGCAACCGAGTCTGTCATATTACACAAAAGGTTAATCGCACAAGGTGTAGATAGTAAACTATGTGTGACCACTCTCATCTCCCATGGGGATACTGGATTTAATCTAATGACCTTATTGGAGCTTCCGAAATTGATTTCATCTTTTTCTTTCTTTTTTTCAAAAGCCTTTGATCAGAAAAAATAA
- a CDS encoding MBL fold metallo-hydrolase: protein MFQRLAFTFFLIVLTLTCQVTSHQVKPFLAEKLTEEIPLSPKPKTWIEFQVIKAADWETSLAGLLDLENPKAKAAGLKDRLEPISIYFYLIKHPKYGTFLIDSGVGDIFTKDKNEIPINSIVESQLHFSKLKIYETTKVYLSKNKIDVKGIFFTHLHLDHTLGAYELDRSVPFYVGPGEVTKKQFINLFVQGSTNRLLGENPNLFQLDFGKEPSEIGVLDFFGDESFYVISVPGHTPGSLAFFIPAKDGAHLVLGDSCHTQWGWKEGVTPGTFTSDHKLNQKSLDYLKRLENTNQLKFVYPGHQERIQILGKR, encoded by the coding sequence GTGTTCCAACGCCTAGCATTCACTTTCTTTCTTATTGTTCTGACCCTAACTTGCCAGGTAACCTCTCATCAGGTGAAACCATTTTTGGCAGAGAAGCTTACAGAAGAAATCCCCCTTTCTCCAAAACCAAAAACATGGATTGAATTCCAAGTAATCAAAGCGGCGGATTGGGAAACTTCACTCGCAGGACTTTTAGATTTGGAGAATCCTAAGGCAAAAGCTGCTGGTTTAAAGGATCGTTTAGAACCTATTTCGATTTATTTTTATCTCATCAAACACCCGAAGTATGGGACTTTTCTGATCGATTCAGGAGTGGGTGACATTTTTACCAAAGATAAGAATGAGATACCTATCAATTCCATAGTAGAATCTCAATTGCATTTTTCTAAACTAAAAATCTACGAAACAACCAAAGTTTATTTGAGTAAAAATAAAATAGATGTAAAGGGTATCTTTTTCACTCATTTGCATTTAGATCATACCCTCGGAGCTTATGAGTTGGATCGGTCTGTGCCTTTTTATGTGGGTCCAGGTGAGGTTACTAAAAAACAATTCATAAACTTATTTGTTCAAGGATCCACAAATCGTTTGTTAGGAGAAAATCCAAATTTATTCCAACTCGATTTTGGTAAAGAACCAAGTGAGATCGGTGTTTTGGATTTTTTTGGCGATGAAAGTTTTTATGTGATTTCTGTTCCGGGCCATACGCCAGGAAGTTTAGCATTTTTCATTCCAGCCAAAGATGGGGCTCATTTAGTATTAGGAGATTCTTGCCATACGCAGTGGGGTTGGAAAGAAGGAGTAACACCAGGGACTTTTACTTCTGATCATAAACTCAATCAAAAAAGTTTGGATTATTTAAAACGTTTGGAAAACACAAACCAACTGAAATTTGTATATCCTGGTCACCAAGAACGAATTCAAATTTTAGGAAAGAGGTAG